The Fictibacillus phosphorivorans genomic sequence ACTTTAAGGGCTTTTTCTTCATACCCGTATGTTTTAAAGCCGAGTGTAGTGTAAAGGTTCTTTGCTTTTTCATTGTTAGCTTCTACTGTTAAGTTCAGTTTCTCGAGAACAGATATACTTTTTGCGTGTTGGATAACAGCTTTCATGAGAGATCGTCCGACGCCTGCTTTACGATTCTCAGCGCTCACATACATGGCATAAATGTTTCCGCGGTGCTGCATCTTTAAAGCTTTTTCTTGTACTAACGTAACATTGCCGATCAGCTGATCTTCATCAAACATGCCGAACGTATAACTGCCTTCTTCTTGTAATCTGCTCGCTACTTCTTTTAGTGGGTCTTTTCTTTGTATCGCTTCTTCATAGCTTGAAGCGAACGCTTCTGGATTTGATTTTAATGCCTCAAGTCGAAGCTCCCAATATGCTTTCGCATCTTCGGGTTTTAAGAGCCGAATTTCCATGCGATATCCCCCAATGTTTTTAAAAATTAGTGTACCACAAAATGGAAAGAGTATGAAAGATGAATGTAAAAATGAGCAAACGCTTCGGGCGCGTTTGCTCGTTTTCATTGATTTATGATAATTGTTTGGGGACTGACCCCTTCAGCAGTTCACGGGCGACATTGCGGCCGCTCATGATGACCATCGGGGAGCCGCCTCCGGGATGTGTTGTACCTCCAGCAAAGTATAAATTAAGGATGTCTTTAGAACGATTAGAAGGCCGAAGGAACGTATTTTTACGTTCATTTGCTGATATACCATATAACGCCCCTCGAAATGCCCCAAACTTATCTTGTATGTCGTGAGGGGTTATCATCTTTTCATGAAGGATATGAGGTCTTATATGTAGACCGAACAATTCTAAGCGGTCGTAAATAAGATTTTTATAACGCTCATAACTCACCGCGTCTTCTTCTTTCGTCCCAGCTTGTATAGGTGGCGCGTTAACCAATATGAATAGGTTGTCGCCATCAGGAGAAACGGAAGGATCGGTTACCGATGAATTTGATATATAGATGGTTGGGTCATCAGGATATTCTCCGTTGAACAACATTTCGAATTCTCGTTTGTAATCATTCGAGAAATACACTTGATGATGCAACAGGTTATCTAACCGTTTGTTTAAGCCGACTAAAAGAACAAACGCAGAGATTGAAGCAGAATAACTCTCTACTTTCTTATTCTTCATAGAAGGTCTGTAGCGTTCTTCTACGAGTTTAGGGTACGCCTGAAGCAGGTCTCCGTTCATGACAACAGCATCGAACGCCACTTCATAACCATTAGAAAGGACTAAAGATTTTGCTTCTCCGTCTTTCACATTAATTTTTTTAACTTCTACCCCAGCATGCAAATGTACCCCAAGCTTTTCTGCTAATCGCACCATGCTTTCAGCGATTCTTACGTTACCGCCTTTTACGTAATAAACACCTTGAATCATTTCTAGATAAGCAATTAGAGAGAAGGTAGCAGGTGCTTGAAAGGGTGATGACCCTATGTAAGTGGCATACCGATTAAAGGTTTGCAGCAATAGCGGATGCTTAAAGTATTTATGATGAAAGCTGTCCATGGATTGCAGCGGTCTCACCTTTGTAAAAGCATTAAAAAGTGAGGGAGAAAGATAGTCTTTCATACTTGTAAAGGTCCTAGGAAAAAATTCTTTTTCTGCTAGATGATACAAACG encodes the following:
- a CDS encoding GNAT family N-acetyltransferase translates to MEIRLLKPEDAKAYWELRLEALKSNPEAFASSYEEAIQRKDPLKEVASRLQEEGSYTFGMFDEDQLIGNVTLVQEKALKMQHRGNIYAMYVSAENRKAGVGRSLMKAVIQHAKSISVLEKLNLTVEANNEKAKNLYTTLGFKTYGYEEKALKVDGHFHDEEHMVLFL
- a CDS encoding phytoene desaturase family protein, with protein sequence MRKIAIVGGGLGGLSASISLARNGCEVHVYEKNEHFGGKLMPVSLGTHTFDFGPNTITMPQIFDEVFLDAGEDPRDYFQWIKLDTHTRNFGSNGEIFEMSTDVDHVMNQLKKLDPYAAQRYHDYLSEVTRLYHLAEKEFFPRTFTSMKDYLSPSLFNAFTKVRPLQSMDSFHHKYFKHPLLLQTFNRYATYIGSSPFQAPATFSLIAYLEMIQGVYYVKGGNVRIAESMVRLAEKLGVHLHAGVEVKKINVKDGEAKSLVLSNGYEVAFDAVVMNGDLLQAYPKLVEERYRPSMKNKKVESYSASISAFVLLVGLNKRLDNLLHHQVYFSNDYKREFEMLFNGEYPDDPTIYISNSSVTDPSVSPDGDNLFILVNAPPIQAGTKEEDAVSYERYKNLIYDRLELFGLHIRPHILHEKMITPHDIQDKFGAFRGALYGISANERKNTFLRPSNRSKDILNLYFAGGTTHPGGGSPMVIMSGRNVARELLKGSVPKQLS